A genomic window from Pseudomonas leptonychotis includes:
- a CDS encoding ATP-binding protein translates to MRLRSQLFISGGALVTASMIGLLLGMFSVWQLSKTQDETMTRNMDILDASLGLRQEMGTQVILIISDKLDRQALKASDTRFDEWLAKAADGALNANDDQSVITIKQAYSNYQKFLSSPAEVRRHLLKDDNFNLALRDLRDSINAMQMHYVNQVNLGQQDIRERTRLITALLGMIGLAVLLISFVTAHSIARRFGRPIEELATAADQIGRGDFQVSLPITPVNEIASLSRRFGLMAEALHSFRSSDIQALKIEQQRLNAVLDSIDDGLLIFDRQGNVEHFNPVAQRQLGWNESHLGQQPELSLQRSDLPTQLYRVIHGEPLEEALEDLQVDIDGEPRLLAYSLAAVSHDGERPLGAVMVLRDVTEQRAFERVRSEFVLRASHELRTPVTGMLMAFSLLQERVSFAAETREADLLSTVDEEMQRLLRLINDLLNFSRYQNGLQTLECVECSIEPLLRLAQQRFSAQADELQVTLYCDVEENLPLLQIDPGQIERVLDNLIGNALRHSHPGGTVHLRASSQGERVELSVTDNGEGIAFRQQARIFEPFVQVSRKKGGAGLGLALCKEIVQLHGGYIGVKSRIGQGTQFYVLLPTCPPNVA, encoded by the coding sequence ATGAGGCTGCGCAGCCAGTTATTCATCAGCGGTGGCGCACTGGTTACTGCCTCCATGATCGGCTTGCTGCTGGGCATGTTCAGTGTGTGGCAGCTGAGCAAAACCCAAGATGAGACCATGACCCGTAACATGGACATCCTGGATGCCTCGCTCGGCTTGCGCCAAGAGATGGGTACCCAAGTGATCCTGATCATTTCCGACAAGCTCGACCGCCAAGCATTGAAAGCGTCGGATACGCGCTTCGATGAGTGGCTGGCCAAGGCCGCTGATGGGGCGCTGAATGCCAACGATGACCAATCGGTTATCACGATCAAGCAGGCCTACAGCAACTATCAAAAATTCCTAAGCTCCCCTGCCGAGGTGCGCCGGCACCTACTCAAGGACGACAATTTCAACCTGGCCTTGCGCGACCTGCGCGACAGCATCAATGCCATGCAAATGCACTACGTCAACCAAGTTAACCTGGGGCAGCAAGACATTCGCGAACGCACCCGGCTGATTACCGCACTGCTTGGGATGATTGGTCTGGCGGTGCTGCTGATCAGCTTTGTCACCGCGCACAGCATCGCCCGGCGCTTTGGCCGGCCGATTGAAGAGTTGGCCACCGCTGCTGACCAGATCGGTCGTGGCGACTTTCAAGTCAGCCTGCCCATTACCCCGGTGAACGAAATCGCTTCATTGAGCCGGCGTTTCGGCTTAATGGCCGAGGCCTTGCACAGCTTCAGAAGCAGCGATATCCAGGCCCTGAAAATCGAGCAACAACGCTTAAACGCGGTACTCGACAGCATTGACGACGGCCTGCTGATTTTTGATCGCCAAGGCAACGTCGAGCACTTCAACCCAGTCGCGCAACGCCAGCTGGGCTGGAATGAAAGCCACCTGGGACAGCAACCCGAATTGAGCCTGCAGCGCTCTGACCTGCCAACCCAGCTGTACCGTGTGATACACGGCGAGCCTCTGGAAGAGGCGCTGGAAGACCTGCAAGTCGACATCGATGGTGAGCCCCGATTACTGGCTTATAGCCTCGCGGCAGTCAGCCACGACGGCGAACGCCCGCTGGGCGCGGTGATGGTGCTGCGCGATGTCACCGAACAGCGCGCGTTCGAACGGGTGCGTAGCGAATTCGTGTTACGCGCTTCACATGAGCTGCGCACCCCGGTCACCGGCATGCTGATGGCCTTCTCCCTGCTGCAGGAGCGGGTGAGCTTTGCTGCCGAAACCCGTGAAGCAGATCTGCTGAGCACGGTCGATGAAGAAATGCAGCGCCTGTTGCGCCTGATCAACGACCTGCTGAATTTCTCGCGTTACCAGAATGGCTTACAAACCCTTGAGTGTGTCGAGTGCAGCATTGAACCGCTGCTGCGCCTAGCCCAGCAGCGATTCAGCGCTCAAGCCGATGAGCTGCAGGTGACGTTGTATTGCGATGTAGAAGAGAACCTACCGCTCCTGCAGATCGACCCAGGGCAAATCGAACGGGTACTCGACAACCTGATTGGCAACGCACTGCGCCACAGTCACCCCGGCGGTACCGTGCACTTACGCGCCAGCTCACAGGGTGAGCGGGTTGAGCTAAGCGTGACCGACAACGGCGAGGGTATTGCGTTTCGCCAACAAGCGCGGATTTTCGAGCCGTTCGTGCAGGTCAGCCGCAAGAAAGGCGGCGCGGGCCTGGGCCTGGCCTTGTGCAAGGAAATCGTGCAATTGCACGGCGGTTATATCGGGGTGAAATCACGGATAGGCCAGGGCACACAGTTCTATGTACTGCTGCCAACCTGCCCCCCGAACGTGGCCTGA